From Oryza sativa Japonica Group chromosome 4, ASM3414082v1, one genomic window encodes:
- the LOC4337382 gene encoding probable metal-nicotianamine transporter YSL10, producing MSSPRSGQPVLLTCGAQTTTLNSPETRAPSPSPPHLATAIDRERERERELNSRAMARSGRERRDQEEEAAVVSVERVFEGRVVPGWKEQVTLRALAVSALLGAMFSVIVMKLNLTTGIIPSLNVSAGLLGFFLLTSWTKLLDKAGVASVRPFTRQENTVVQTCVVACSGIAFSGGFGSYIFAMSDRISDQSGEARDEHNIKNPSLGWMIGFLFIVSFLGLFSVVPLRKIMIIDYKLIYPSGTATAHLINSFHTPQGAKLAKMQVKMLGKFFVMSFSWGFFQWFYTGGDGCGFMSFPTLGLEAYRNKFFFDFSATYVGVGMICPYLVNISVLLGGVMSWGIMWPLIEHKKGDWYPADLKPSSLRGIVGYRVFISISLILGDGLYNFLKVMTRTTTALVMQVRAMMSEPTLPVSGGGGQTPEETFDDKRRTELFLKDQIPNWLALSAYVVIAVVSIATVPRIFHQLRWYHVAVSYVVAPVLAFCNAYGCGLTDWSLATTYGKLAIFTVGAWADASDGGIIAGLAACGVMIGIVSTASDLTQDFKTGYMTLASPRSMFVSQVIGTAMGCVIAPSVFWLFYKAFHDIGMPGSEYPSPNALVYRNMAILGVQGLGSLPKHCLDLCIGFFVAAIAVNLARDLAAPKVARFLPLPMAMAIPFYLGPYFGIDMCIGSLIRFVWDRLDGARAKAFAPPVASGLICGDGIWTLPQSVLALAGVKPPICMKFLSRTTNIKVDAFIAKLPSS from the exons atgtcatcccctCGTAGCGGACAACCAGTactactgacatgtggggcccagaCGACAACTCTTAACTCCCCGGAAACACGcgcgccttcgccttcgcctccacACCTCGCAACcgcgatcgatcgagagagagagcgagagcgagagctcAATTCGCGGGCCATGGCGAGGAGCGGGAGGGAGCGTAGagatcaggaggaggaggcggcggtggtgtcggTGGAGCGGGTGTTCGAGGGGAGGGTGGTGCCGGGGTGGAAGGAGCAGGTGACGCTGCGGGCGCTGGCGGTGAGCGCGCTGCTGGGCGCCATGTTCAGCGTGATCGTGATGAAGCTGAACCTGACGACGGGGATCATCCCCTCGCTCAACGTCTCCGCGGGGCTCCtcggcttcttcctcctcacgtCGTGGACCAAGCTCCTCGACAAGGCCGGCGTCGCCAGCGTCCGCCCCTTCACCCGCCAGGAGAACACCGTCGTCCAGACCTGCGTCGTCGCCTGCTCCGGCATCGCCTTCAGCG GGGGTTTTGGCAGCTACATATTCGCGATGAGCGACAGGATCAGCGACCAGTCAGGCGAGGCCAGGGACGAGCACAACATCAAGAACCCCAGCTTGGGCTGGATGATTGGATTCCTCTTCATTGTCAGCTTCCTGGGCCTCTTCTCAGTTGTGCCACTCAGGAAG ATAATGATCATCGATTACAAGCTCATATACCCGAGTGGCACTGCAACCGCACATCTCATCAACAGCTTCCACACTCCCCAGGGTGCAAAGCTTGCCAA GATGCAGGTCAAAATGCTGGGCAAATTCTTCGTGATGAGCTTCTCCTGGGGCTTCTTCCAGTGGTTCTacaccggcggcgacggttgCGGGTTCATGTCGTTCCCGACGCTGGGTCTCGAGGCCTACAGAAACAA GTTCTTCTTCGATTTCTCTGCGACGTACGTCGGCGTCGGGATGATCTGCCCTTACCTCGTCAACATCTCCGTGCTCCTCGGAGGCGTCATGTCGTGGGGAATCATGTGGCCTCTCATCGAGCACAAGAAGGGTGACTGGTATCCTGCTGACCTCAAACCCAGCAGCCTCCGCGGCATCGTCGGCTACCGG GTGTTCATCTCCATTTCACTCATCCTCGGCGACGGGCTGTACAACTTTCTGAAGGTGATGACAAGAACCACAACGGCGCTGGTGATGCAGGTGCGCGCGATGATGTCTGAGCCGACGCTGccggtctccggcggcggcgggcagacgCCGGAGGAGACGTTCGACGACAAGCGGCGGACGGAGCTGTTCCTCAAGGACCAGATCCCGAACTGGCTGGCGCTGAGCGCGTACGTGGTGATCGCGGTGGTGTCGATCGCGACGGTGCCCCGCATCTTCCACCAGCTGAGGTGGTACCACGTCGCGGTGTCGTACGTGGTGGCGCCGGTGCTGGCGTTCTGCAACGCGTACGGGTGCGGGCTGACGGACTGGTCGCTGGCGACGACGTACGGCAAGCTGGCCATCTTCACGGTGGGGGCGTGGGCGGACGCGTCGGACGGCGGCATCATCGCGGGGCTGGCGGCGTGCGGCGTGATGATCGGGATCGTGTCGACGGCGTCGGACCTGACGCAGGACTTCAAGACCGGGTACATGACGCTGGCGTCGCCGCGGTCCATGTTCGTGAGCCAGGTGATCGGCACCGCCATGGGGTGCGTGATCGCGCCGTCGGTGTTCTGGCTCTTCTACAAGGCGTTCCACGACATCGGGATGCCGGGGTCGGAGTACCCGTCGCCGAACGCGCTGGTGTACCGGAACATGGCCATCCTCGGGGTGCAGGGCCTCGGCTCGCTGCCCAAGCACTGCCTCGACCTCTGCATCGgcttcttcgtcgccgccatcgccgtcaacCTCGCCAGGGACCTCGCGGCGCCCAAGGTGGCGAGGTTCCTCCCGCTGCCGATGGCCATGGCGATCCCCTTCTACCTCGGCCCCTACTTCGGCATCGACATGTGCATCGGCAGCCTCATCCGCTTCGTCTGGGACCGCCTCGACGGCGCCAGGGCCAAGGCGTTCGCTCCCCCCGTCGCGTCGGGCCTCATCTGCGGCGACGGCATCTGGACGCTGCCGCAGTCGGTGCTCGCCCTCGCCGGTGTCAAGCCTCCCATCTGCATGAAATTCCTCTCCCGGACCACCAACATCAAGGTCGACGCGTTCATCGCCAAGCTCCCCTCCTCCTAG